The nucleotide sequence cattacaaccctcactaccattataaccctcattaccattacaaccctcactaccattataaccctcattaccattataatcctcattaccattataaccctcattaccattataaCCCTCGTTGCCATTACAACCCTCACTACCAATTTAACCCTAATAATCATTAGTCTAACAGtaatgatagtttgttgatatgGTGTGAGCATCTGTACCCAGATCATCCAAAGATCCTTCCAGAACTTTTTTTCATGGAATTGTAAAGATTCCTCACTACGGAATAAATTCTTTCAACTGGGTTAGGAGGAAGTGGTAGGTTAAGGATCTCTTGGACACTTTTTTGGGAACACCTTGACAGGACCATCTTTACCTTGGTGATGTTTGTTCAACTCCTTTTCGAGTTCTCCCAAGGTTTGTTGATCCAATGTTTTCCTCTTTACCTTCTTGTTCCACCCCCAGTGTGCTCCGGCCATCCACTTTTTCTTCTTGTTCATCTTCTTGTTGTAACAGCAGTAGGCTGTCCACAGGAGCTGTGGGATGTTCACTCGGTTGTTCAGTTTGTTGCTCTTACTGGGCACCGCTCCAGTCACCACATAGGCTTCTATCTTCCCGTTGTTATTAATACAGTCTTTCATCAGCTTTCCTCTGACATTTCCCTCCATATCATTCCAGCTGCCCCCGTTGAAGGTGATGTCCTGGGGAACGATGTTGGTCAGGGTAAAGGTGGACTTCTGAGTTTCCAGGTCACGAGCATGTGAATTTGGGAAGAGGTGACCTCTGTTCACATCGTTATCATTTTTTCGTTTTAATTTACCATAGTCGTTGTTCCCAGCCTGGTTTTTGTACTGGACTCCTCCAATTTTCTGCATTTCAGGGCTGTTCTTTTCCCCTTCCTTTTCCTCTTCGAGCTGCAGGAAACAACAGTCATACATTCATTAACAAGTTCTGTACAGTAACCTCTATTTTCAGGGGGGAGTCACAATCCACAATCAAGATAATCAagtctctataccctccatagtGGTAGATCTATATTCTGTAACATAACTGTCTGTGATATATACCAGTAAACAAATACACATGTTATGTTATATGACAAAACATTAGTCCTACCTGGGGCTCGATCATCCAGGGATCATCTGGTCGACCCGTTATATAACCAGTGAAGGTGTAGGCTGAGAACACAGGGATCCTGTTGAATGTGTCGTAGAGAGTTGCAAACCTGTAGATTGTGTTGAACAACTGGCAGATCGGCTTGTAGCGGCCCTCGTTCTTGACGGTCCCATCAACCAAAATACCTGGGAGATTTGGAGTTGTCCCCTCCAGGAAGAAATTCTCACAGTCTGGAACATCAGTGAAGTTCTCCACTAcatgagagagagcaggaggaaggagagagagaaggaggagagtagagagatgatTCAATATCCCCATCATCACCTGAAGACTGTACACCACAGAGACAAAGATGAAGttacagagaccagttggtagactggagactgctgatctgagtcaggacagactgatttaaatagttataacagagaccagttggtagactggagactgttgagctgagtcaggacagactgatttaaatagttataacagagaccagttggtagactggagactgtTGAGCTGAGTCAGGACAGACTGATTTAAATAGGTTTTCAGAGACTCCTCCTTCAGATGTCAAGACAGAAAGGGTTGATTTGCATAAACCCCTCTGTAtgtttcatttacatttacatttacatttaagtcatttagcagacgctcttatccagagagacttacaaattggaaagttcatacatattcatcctggtccccccgtggggaatgaacccacaaccctggcgttgcaagcgccatgctctaccaactgagccacacgggaccacacggAAACTGCTGTAACAAATAACATGTGACTCACCTACTGTAGTTTCTAACACGTATGGAACCAGAACTTAATCACACAAGACTATAGTTCTGGGTTAATGAGATTAGACTGCTCTAAATAGTGACTGCATCCACACTTTGGTTCTGGTAGAAAAACGTTTCAGGATAAAAACATGACTTTACTCAGCATAGAGTCTGTCAGAAGATACACATCACACTATTACAACAGTGGGACTGTTCTGGAATTACGGTTGCTGAGTTCACATTCATTAATATCCCACAAGGCTTAGCGTCTCTGAATCAGCAACTCAAAGAAGTAACACTTGCATTTCCCTTGACCAGCAAGTCAACATATTTAGTATGAtgtgaaacggaggaagatgtgtccaactgaatgaaacggaggaagatgtgtccaactgaatgaaacggaggaagatgtgtccatcAATGAAATGGAGGAAGCAATCAAACGTCAATCAACTTTTTCTGGCCTCTAACACACTTAATGGAAACCAGAAGATGGCAATAATGGTTTCATTTATTGATGTTGTTTATGTATCTATAGTCTGACCACTGCTGAGTTTATTTCCAGTAACTGAAGTAGTTCACAGTAAGAGTTGACACAAGGCTGTGTATGTAGAGTTAGAAAATGTGGTTCCTAACAACACTGTGGTCAGAGCAGCACTGGACTGTttaacacctcagactcagcaGCTGTAGATTCTTCAGTTGAGGCCTTTTCTCAGTAAGAGTAGAGGAGACTGGGGAACAAACTAACACTTTTAGACTTCAGTTTATTAATAATATTTTTATACAAACAACATAGCTCAGCTACCATTACACACTAAGTATGTTCCTAGGACGTACCAGTTGTTTACAATTCAACCGAGTGGCGGATATTAAATGTTACAATTGACCCAGTAGGTGAATGTTCCACAGGTCAATAATTTAACAAAAAGAGAAGCAGCAAGTATATTTACTTCAGGGACTCAAAACCCTTTTTCTTCTTCAATAAAACTAAAAGTCATCAATGGATTTAAACAAAACCTCTTGGTCATGTAGAGAAACTACCCAACCGACTTCTTGTAAAATTACCTTTGTAGTTGTGATTTAAAGATGTGGACGTTTATTTGATAATTGTTTACATAAAGTGTAGCCTTGAATGTTGGCTTGTATAACATGAAATACTATCAATCAATTTCTTATTTCATGAAACAATAGAAATCCTTTATTTCCAGGTTCATCATTCAGTAAGATAATGTTTACCCAGTGGCATCCTGAGACATTTATAGATCATGAGagaataaaatattaaaataccATTTCTAAGCTTCTCATTCATTGTGTAAAAACTCACCCCAGCACATTTGAGGCAGAACTTGGAGACAGGAAGGACATCACCCTCTTCTGGTCTTCTCCCTACCAGGGAAAGGACAGTGATGAACTGTGAGCTCTGTAGGAGGCTCctggttgggtactgtggtagtataaatacacatatcagagggtactgtggtagtataaatacacatatcagagggtactgtggtagtataaatacacatatcagatggtactgtggtagtataaatacacacttatcagagggtactgtggtagtataaatacacatatcagagggttgggtactgtggtagtataaatacacatatcagagggttgggtactgtggtagtataaatacacatatcagagggtactgtggtagtataaatacacatatcagagggttgggtactgtggtagtataaatacacatatcagagggtactgtggtagtataaatacacatatcagagggtactgtggtagtataaatacacatatcagagggtactgtggtagtataaatacacatatcagagggttgggtactgtggtagtataaatacacatatcagagggttgggtactgtggtagtataaatacacatatcagagggtactgtggtagtataaatacacatatcagagggttgggtactgtgttagtataaatacacatatcagagggttgggtactgtggtagtataaatatacatatcagagggtactgtggtagtataaatacacatatcagagggtactgtggtagtataaatacacatagaGGGTACTGTggaggtataaatacacatatcagagggttgggtactgtggtagtataaatacacatatcagagggtactgtggtagtataaatacacacatcagagggtactgtggttgtataaataaacatatcagagggtactgtggtagtataaatacacatatcagagggttctgtggtagtataaatacacatatcagaggaaCTGTGGTAGTATATTTCTTGGGGCTAGTATAATACACattcagagggtactgtggtagtataaatacacatatcagagggtactgtggtagtataaatacacaatatcagagggtactgtggtagtataaatacacacttATCAGAgggggtactgtggtagtataaatacacatatcaga is from Salvelinus namaycush isolate Seneca unplaced genomic scaffold, SaNama_1.0 Scaffold1583, whole genome shotgun sequence and encodes:
- the LOC120037133 gene encoding endonuclease domain-containing 1 protein-like, with the translated sequence MMGILNHLSTLLLLSLLPPALSHVVENFTDVPDCENFFLEGTTPNLPGILVDGTVKNEGRYKPICQLFNTIYRFATLYDTFNRIPVFSAYTFTGYITGRPDDPWMIEPQLEEEKEGEKNSPEMQKIGGVQYKNQAGNNDYGKLKRKNDNDVNRGHLFPNSHARDLETQKSTFTLTNIVPQDITFNGGSWNDMEGNVRGKLMKDCINNNGKIEAYVVTGAVPSKSNKLNNRVNIPQLLWTAYCCYNKKMNKKKKWMAGAHWGWNKKVKRKTLDQQTLGELEKELNKHHQGKDGPVKVFPKKCPRDP